One genomic segment of Thermovibrio guaymasensis includes these proteins:
- a CDS encoding rod-binding protein, whose product MIGKAQIGRLYWDLNSLSQMRSSKEAVKEFEAYLFHIFLKEAFDDSSSLFGNSFQGKFFKDMFAMELSQEIADTDPLKLASFFEEAIKRYKSIGGR is encoded by the coding sequence TTGATAGGGAAAGCACAAATTGGAAGACTTTACTGGGATTTAAATTCCCTGTCCCAAATGAGAAGTTCAAAAGAGGCTGTAAAGGAGTTTGAAGCTTACTTGTTTCATATCTTTTTAAAGGAAGCCTTTGACGATAGCTCTTCCCTCTTTGGAAACTCCTTTCAGGGAAAGTTCTTTAAGGATATGTTTGCTATGGAGCTCTCTCAAGAGATAGCAGATACCGATCCTTTAAAGTTAGCAAGCTTTTTTGAAGAGGCAATTAAGAGGTACAAGAGTATCGGTGGAAGATGA
- a CDS encoding AAA family ATPase, producing the protein MENQVESLVKLIKQREKEARAKVLSFVSGKGGVGKTGIVTSLAYVLANTFNKRVLLLDCDVALGNVHVLLGLSPDKNLKNVLKGVPIEKVIQNVYNFDVVLGFSGIDGIDELESLETANLLLQIERVVENYDYILLDNSAGLNRYTIGFSRAAASTYVVTTPEPTALTDAYAFIKSLYKLYSYSNFKVIVNMAKSRREGFDTYERLQHSINRFLGIDVTLAGIVPYTNRYREALRKRVPFVELYPSDSYSVEIKRIAQLETGQLLKEEESFVEKLVKFFFKGE; encoded by the coding sequence ATGGAGAACCAGGTAGAGAGTTTAGTTAAGTTAATAAAACAGAGGGAAAAGGAGGCTAGAGCTAAAGTCCTTTCGTTTGTGAGTGGAAAAGGAGGTGTTGGAAAAACGGGGATAGTTACTTCCTTGGCTTACGTACTTGCCAACACTTTTAATAAAAGGGTTTTGCTCCTCGATTGCGACGTTGCTCTTGGGAACGTTCACGTTCTGTTGGGATTGTCTCCCGATAAAAATTTAAAGAACGTCTTAAAGGGCGTTCCCATAGAAAAGGTTATACAGAACGTTTACAACTTTGATGTTGTTCTCGGTTTTTCTGGGATAGATGGGATTGATGAACTTGAAAGTCTTGAAACGGCTAATCTCCTTCTTCAAATTGAACGGGTAGTTGAAAACTATGACTATATACTTCTTGATAACTCAGCAGGTTTGAATCGCTATACTATAGGCTTTTCAAGGGCTGCTGCTTCAACTTACGTTGTTACGACGCCTGAACCTACTGCTCTTACGGATGCTTACGCTTTTATAAAGAGTCTTTATAAACTCTACAGTTATTCAAACTTTAAGGTAATTGTTAATATGGCTAAAAGCAGAAGGGAAGGTTTTGATACCTACGAAAGACTTCAGCATTCGATTAACAGGTTTTTGGGTATAGATGTTACTCTTGCTGGAATTGTTCCTTATACCAATAGGTATAGGGAAGCTTTGAGGAAAAGGGTTCCTTTTGTAGAGCTTTACCCTTCAGATTCCTATTCAGTTGAAATTAAGAGGATAGCTCAGCTTGAGACGGGCCAGCTTTTAAAAGAGGAAGAGAGTTTTGTGGAAAAACTTGTTAAGTTCTTCTTCAAAGGAGAGTAG
- the fliE gene encoding flagellar hook-basal body complex protein FliE has protein sequence MRVESSKFLFVPSLSVENEKDSENSTFEKVMKDFLNEVNSQQLEAREVEKKLSEGKIKNFEEALFTVEKAELSLRLLVEMRNKALESYQEIMRMQV, from the coding sequence ATGAGGGTTGAAAGTTCCAAATTCCTTTTTGTTCCTAGCCTATCGGTGGAAAATGAAAAGGATAGTGAAAATTCTACTTTTGAAAAAGTAATGAAGGATTTTCTAAATGAAGTAAACTCTCAACAGCTTGAGGCGAGGGAGGTAGAGAAGAAACTGTCTGAAGGTAAAATAAAGAACTTTGAAGAAGCTCTCTTTACGGTAGAGAAGGCAGAACTCTCCCTCAGGCTCTTAGTTGAGATGAGGAATAAAGCCCTTGAAAGCTATCAGGAAATTATGAGAATGCAGGTATAA
- a CDS encoding tetratricopeptide repeat protein — MRWLVFFIFLFISTSSFGGYEVDKDWKIYQKGLRQYRIGSYSTALNYFLELLKPDSKYYKDALLMLSKTYYAIGKKTGLKKYLWQALNYLQLYFIEVGEGELPWDYYYTKARIYEALSFYEQALAVYRVAFLKAKSKEEKVKTTVGIIRTAVWVRRPDIVEEYFILISTERNLTKEEEKEITFIKGLALFSQGKYQEAFPYFFKLYKEYEDYLIDNPSYYLLVAENIYRLGKYTVAEHLFRRIISFTKDKEVIRRAILRLGDIEVKRGNDKLAFVYYYSVIRDYPDSLEAVVARLKIIPMMEKPEIKYRALLTKDKAFKDPIKYIATVLVNFRTTYAGIYALADLGYLVFKLDSPEMPFKRLTWEVSLIFPEEVKYEQREFIRYLWEPYLLKLPSDRGCSLYRSNPRFFQELFGRKVLLKFASDLKHCNMRRLRIELLSFILRKWKDDDSKVMMARALFETRDFSEALKVLETVKDKNRCDYLILKSELGIFLSLDLKSFNKLITKCKKDSLEIPSIAIYYLSEIGKIELAFKEFVSYKKALVNEYEKELVVKAALNKLVEKSILEDKYRVAYEVSKALYERGYRNCLIGSYLLISAVRLGKLSEAKKVYTTIDGCIDSMASLSKTVYQDTLLEEELKDGALSSTEAN, encoded by the coding sequence TTGAGGTGGTTAGTTTTTTTTATCTTTCTCTTTATCTCAACCAGTTCGTTTGGAGGTTATGAAGTAGATAAGGATTGGAAAATTTATCAGAAGGGACTGCGCCAGTATAGAATCGGTTCCTACTCAACTGCCCTTAACTACTTTCTTGAACTATTAAAGCCCGATTCAAAGTACTATAAGGATGCCCTGTTGATGCTTTCAAAAACTTACTATGCTATTGGTAAAAAGACAGGTCTTAAAAAGTACCTCTGGCAGGCATTAAACTACCTACAGTTATACTTTATAGAAGTTGGGGAGGGAGAGCTCCCTTGGGATTACTACTACACAAAAGCTAGAATCTACGAAGCTCTTTCCTTCTACGAACAGGCCCTTGCCGTTTATAGAGTTGCCTTTTTAAAGGCAAAGAGTAAGGAAGAGAAAGTTAAGACAACTGTTGGGATAATTAGGACTGCAGTTTGGGTTAGAAGGCCTGATATAGTAGAAGAGTACTTCATTTTGATTAGTACAGAGAGAAACCTTACCAAAGAGGAAGAGAAAGAAATTACCTTTATAAAAGGTTTAGCTCTCTTCTCTCAGGGTAAGTATCAAGAAGCATTTCCTTATTTTTTCAAACTGTATAAGGAGTACGAGGATTATTTAATAGATAATCCGTCTTACTACCTTCTAGTTGCAGAAAACATTTATAGGTTAGGTAAGTATACTGTTGCTGAGCACCTGTTTAGGAGGATTATCAGCTTTACAAAGGATAAGGAAGTTATTAGGAGAGCGATTTTAAGGTTGGGAGATATTGAGGTTAAAAGGGGAAATGATAAGTTAGCCTTTGTTTATTACTACTCTGTTATAAGGGATTACCCCGATTCTCTTGAGGCTGTAGTTGCAAGGTTGAAGATAATTCCGATGATGGAAAAGCCTGAAATAAAGTATAGGGCTCTTTTAACAAAGGACAAAGCCTTTAAAGACCCTATAAAGTATATAGCGACCGTTTTAGTCAACTTTAGGACCACCTATGCCGGGATTTACGCCCTTGCAGATTTAGGGTATTTAGTTTTTAAACTGGATTCTCCTGAAATGCCGTTTAAAAGGCTAACTTGGGAGGTCTCCCTTATCTTTCCCGAGGAGGTAAAGTATGAACAGAGGGAGTTTATTAGATACCTTTGGGAACCCTATCTTTTGAAACTCCCTTCAGATAGAGGCTGTTCTCTTTACCGTTCAAATCCCAGGTTCTTTCAAGAACTCTTTGGAAGGAAAGTTCTCCTTAAGTTTGCCTCAGACCTTAAACACTGTAATATGAGAAGATTAAGGATAGAACTTCTGTCCTTCATCCTTAGAAAGTGGAAAGATGATGATAGTAAGGTAATGATGGCAAGGGCCTTATTTGAAACTAGGGATTTTTCTGAGGCTCTAAAAGTTTTAGAGACTGTTAAGGATAAGAACAGGTGCGATTATCTAATTCTTAAGTCGGAACTTGGTATTTTCTTATCTTTGGATCTAAAGAGTTTTAATAAGTTAATAACTAAATGTAAGAAGGATAGCCTTGAAATTCCAAGTATAGCTATTTATTATCTTTCAGAAATTGGTAAGATTGAATTGGCATTCAAAGAATTTGTTTCCTATAAAAAGGCTTTGGTTAATGAGTATGAAAAGGAGCTTGTTGTGAAGGCAGCTCTTAATAAGTTAGTTGAAAAGTCTATCTTGGAAGATAAGTATAGGGTAGCTTACGAAGTTTCAAAGGCTCTCTATGAAAGAGGTTATAGGAACTGTCTAATTGGAAGTTATCTCCTCATTTCAGCTGTTAGATTAGGGAAACTATCAGAGGCCAAGAAGGTTTATACTACGATAGATGGGTGTATTGACTCTATGGCGTCTCTTTCTAAAACGGTTTATCAAGATACTCTTCTTGAGGAGGAGTTGAAAGATGGGGCTCTTTCATCAACTGAAGCCAATTGA
- a CDS encoding flagellar basal body L-ring protein FlgH, producing the protein MVSFPQTPPPEYQSPKPSPGSLFSGYENLFSDPKARNVGDVITIKVYENISGSGSAKNTTQKKSSYDINVNKPVFFGKKFPGKSKDPLVGFSTSPSSTFSGKGATSRNAKLIATISARVVKVYPNGDLYVVGKKVIRINDDYQVLRISGIVRPSDIGPDNSVTSDKVANMYVEYNGKGYFNESSRPGWLARILSKIWPF; encoded by the coding sequence GTGGTTTCGTTTCCTCAAACTCCGCCTCCTGAGTACCAGTCACCTAAACCTTCTCCAGGCTCTCTGTTTTCCGGTTATGAGAACCTCTTTTCCGATCCCAAGGCCCGGAACGTAGGGGACGTTATAACGATTAAGGTTTACGAGAACATATCGGGAAGCGGTTCTGCAAAGAATACTACCCAGAAGAAGAGCTCTTACGATATAAACGTTAACAAGCCTGTTTTCTTCGGTAAGAAGTTCCCTGGTAAGAGTAAAGACCCTCTGGTGGGTTTCTCCACCAGTCCATCGTCTACCTTTTCAGGTAAGGGAGCTACCTCAAGGAACGCCAAGTTAATAGCAACTATCTCTGCAAGGGTTGTAAAGGTTTATCCAAACGGTGACCTTTACGTAGTTGGTAAGAAAGTTATAAGGATAAATGACGATTACCAGGTTCTTAGGATCTCAGGAATTGTAAGGCCTTCGGATATTGGCCCGGATAACTCAGTCACTTCAGATAAAGTTGCAAATATGTACGTTGAGTATAACGGTAAGGGATACTTCAACGAAAGTTCTAGACCAGGTTGGCTTGCAAGGATTCTCTCTAAAATTTGGCCCTTTTAG
- the flgB gene encoding flagellar basal body rod protein FlgB translates to MGLFHQLKPIEEGINFFYRRSEVIQSNIANVDTPFYKPKDLVFERELDKSLKLKRTDPRHIDPYGGEKVTFKEVTLDEISGYDGNRVNLDKELGKLAETAIMARTLNETLRKEIGKLKLVIGGR, encoded by the coding sequence ATGGGGCTCTTTCATCAACTGAAGCCAATTGAAGAGGGAATAAACTTCTTTTACAGGCGTTCGGAAGTTATTCAAAGTAACATAGCTAACGTTGATACTCCTTTCTATAAGCCGAAGGATTTAGTCTTTGAGAGAGAGCTTGATAAGAGTTTAAAGTTGAAGAGGACAGACCCCCGTCATATTGATCCTTACGGTGGCGAGAAGGTTACTTTTAAGGAAGTAACTCTTGACGAGATATCCGGCTACGATGGAAATAGAGTGAACCTTGATAAAGAACTTGGGAAGCTTGCAGAAACTGCCATAATGGCAAGAACCCTCAATGAAACTTTGAGGAAGGAGATAGGGAAACTTAAACTGGTTATTGGGGGTAGATAA
- a CDS encoding sigma-70 family RNA polymerase sigma factor gives MYTKTRKEIVLEHLPLVKKVANKIYKRIPEGVVDFEELVNTGVIGLIKAIDKYDEKKAKFSTYAYIKIRGEILDYLRKLDFLPRSVRGKIKKGEIEDLKEEIASFISLEEKLFSESDRFTVKDTLVSNNPTPEEELILSDMKNRLADAIRKLSEREKLVLQLIFVEELDLKSISEVLGISVSRVSQIKSAALKKLKNLLDG, from the coding sequence ATGTATACAAAGACTAGAAAAGAAATAGTTCTAGAACACCTTCCTTTAGTTAAGAAAGTTGCTAATAAGATCTATAAAAGGATACCTGAAGGAGTGGTAGATTTTGAGGAGCTTGTTAATACTGGAGTTATAGGTCTTATAAAGGCTATTGACAAGTATGATGAGAAAAAGGCAAAGTTCTCTACCTATGCTTATATAAAAATTAGAGGAGAAATTTTGGATTATTTGAGGAAGCTTGATTTTTTACCAAGGAGCGTTAGGGGAAAGATAAAGAAAGGGGAAATTGAAGATCTGAAGGAGGAGATAGCTTCTTTTATCTCGTTAGAAGAAAAGCTTTTTTCAGAATCGGATAGATTTACCGTTAAGGATACTTTAGTTTCAAACAACCCTACTCCAGAAGAGGAATTAATTTTAAGTGATATGAAGAATAGATTGGCAGATGCAATCAGAAAGCTTTCAGAAAGGGAGAAGCTAGTTCTTCAGTTAATTTTTGTTGAAGAACTTGATTTGAAGTCAATAAGTGAAGTCTTAGGAATCTCCGTTTCTAGGGTTTCTCAGATTAAGAGCGCGGCTTTGAAGAAGTTGAAGAATCTTTTAGATGGTTGA
- a CDS encoding flagellar basal body P-ring protein FlgI — MVRLLTLILLLLTGISYGAEVKIGTIVNVEGVRPNYLTGYGIVVGLSGTGDGTTSVFTLQSVANMLRKMGIYVDPKSVKTKNAAAVMVTAKLPPFAKPGMTFDVEVASIGDAKSIANGVLIRTPLFGPDGKIYAFAQGPVSTGGGFSESNKGGKVQKNFSTAGVIPNGGIVERALPFELSQEKELVLTLNNPDFALASEIADVINSKFGRIARAVDSATVKVSFPLGVDKVNFISEVLSLKVKTNPEPTIVIYEKTGTVIMSGDIKIDPPVYVSHGNIYVSVVKKPVISQPPPLSGGKTVETQQVETTVVEENARIFAIESPSLKDLVKALNQLGVSPGDLIAILQAIKASGKLHAKIIVM, encoded by the coding sequence ATGGTAAGGCTGTTAACTCTTATTCTCCTCCTTTTAACTGGGATTTCCTACGGAGCAGAGGTAAAGATAGGAACTATTGTAAATGTTGAAGGTGTTAGGCCTAACTACCTTACAGGGTACGGAATAGTTGTAGGCCTTAGCGGAACAGGTGATGGGACGACCAGCGTCTTCACGCTTCAGAGCGTTGCAAATATGCTCAGGAAGATGGGGATTTACGTTGACCCTAAATCTGTAAAGACTAAGAACGCTGCTGCCGTTATGGTTACTGCAAAGCTTCCTCCCTTTGCAAAGCCAGGAATGACCTTTGACGTTGAGGTTGCATCGATTGGCGATGCTAAAAGTATTGCAAACGGCGTTTTAATAAGAACTCCTCTCTTTGGTCCCGACGGGAAGATTTACGCCTTTGCCCAAGGACCTGTATCAACGGGTGGCGGTTTCAGTGAGTCAAACAAAGGAGGAAAAGTTCAGAAGAACTTTTCAACTGCAGGGGTGATTCCAAACGGAGGGATTGTTGAGAGGGCCCTTCCCTTTGAGTTGAGTCAGGAGAAGGAACTTGTTCTGACCCTCAATAACCCCGATTTTGCTTTAGCATCTGAGATTGCAGACGTTATAAACAGTAAGTTTGGTAGAATCGCTAGAGCTGTTGACTCGGCAACCGTTAAAGTAAGTTTTCCTCTAGGAGTTGATAAGGTCAACTTCATCTCGGAAGTCCTTTCCTTAAAGGTGAAAACAAATCCTGAACCTACGATAGTTATTTACGAAAAGACGGGAACTGTAATAATGAGTGGAGACATAAAAATTGATCCGCCAGTTTATGTTTCCCACGGAAACATTTACGTTTCAGTCGTAAAGAAACCTGTTATTTCACAGCCACCTCCTCTTTCGGGAGGGAAAACTGTAGAAACTCAACAGGTTGAGACTACCGTAGTTGAGGAAAATGCAAGGATTTTTGCAATAGAATCTCCTTCTTTAAAGGACTTGGTTAAAGCTCTAAATCAGCTTGGAGTTTCTCCCGGGGACCTAATAGCAATCCTTCAAGCGATAAAGGCGTCCGGAAAACTTCATGCAAAGATAATCGTTATGTAG
- a CDS encoding flagellar biosynthesis protein FlhF, which produces MSVKVYEGEDLNELIEKAKKDLGDVEILYYETEKRGVFPFLKKRWYKLFVLKKEECRNDEGIENKGEELTKLEREIEELKGLIREIKDVAAKEIPPPPVPSHIDEKVVCSHEEFNEFTGDALELLSLLIKKGVEPEVARVLVKEACGLDIESEKLDLSVPTFREALLKGVSEHIKFTGEFRVETGQKKALVFLGPTGVGKTTNLFKIASKFVIEQELKVGVVTTDTFKVGGVVQARTYASILNIPFFVATDQKKLKEIVDSLRELDVVLIDTVGRSHYDYWRLGEIKAILSGLEIPSEMVLLISCNYSTQEAIEVVNRYRSFFPISSIFFTKIDESSSPGVLVNVPYMSGLPVSYVSTGQRVPEDIKLLTPELVTKYLLGE; this is translated from the coding sequence ATGAGCGTTAAGGTTTATGAAGGAGAAGATTTAAACGAACTTATTGAAAAGGCTAAGAAGGATCTAGGAGACGTAGAGATTCTCTACTATGAGACTGAAAAGAGAGGGGTTTTTCCGTTCTTAAAGAAAAGGTGGTATAAGCTCTTTGTTCTAAAGAAAGAGGAATGTAGAAACGATGAAGGGATTGAGAATAAGGGAGAAGAGTTAACGAAGTTGGAAAGGGAAATTGAAGAACTGAAAGGGTTAATAAGGGAAATTAAAGATGTAGCTGCTAAGGAAATTCCTCCCCCGCCGGTTCCATCTCACATTGACGAAAAGGTAGTTTGTTCTCATGAAGAATTTAATGAGTTTACTGGAGATGCTTTGGAGCTCCTTTCTCTCCTCATAAAAAAGGGCGTTGAACCTGAAGTTGCTAGAGTTTTAGTAAAGGAAGCCTGTGGTTTAGACATTGAGAGTGAAAAGCTTGACCTTAGTGTTCCAACCTTTAGGGAGGCCCTATTAAAAGGGGTAAGTGAACATATAAAGTTTACAGGAGAGTTTAGAGTTGAAACTGGTCAAAAAAAGGCGCTAGTTTTCTTAGGACCAACGGGGGTTGGTAAAACGACTAATTTATTTAAAATTGCGAGTAAGTTTGTTATAGAACAGGAACTTAAAGTAGGGGTAGTAACTACCGATACTTTTAAAGTAGGCGGTGTAGTTCAGGCTCGTACTTATGCTTCCATCTTAAATATTCCGTTCTTTGTGGCGACCGATCAGAAGAAATTGAAGGAGATTGTGGACAGTTTGAGGGAACTTGACGTTGTTTTAATAGATACCGTAGGAAGGAGCCATTACGATTACTGGCGTTTGGGGGAAATTAAGGCTATTCTCTCAGGTCTTGAAATTCCTTCAGAAATGGTTCTTCTTATAAGCTGTAACTATTCAACTCAAGAAGCCATAGAGGTGGTTAACAGGTACAGGAGCTTTTTCCCTATTTCATCGATATTTTTTACAAAGATTGATGAGAGCTCAAGTCCCGGAGTACTAGTTAACGTTCCTTATATGTCAGGTCTTCCCGTTTCATACGTAAGTACAGGTCAAAGAGTTCCAGAAGACATTAAACTTCTAACTCCTGAGCTTGTAACTAAGTACTTGTTGGGAGAGTGA
- the flhA gene encoding flagellar biosynthesis protein FlhA codes for MRESLTFYYDRIYKYSDVVFVVLILAILASMVLPIPSFLLDILLTSSITFSLLILMTTVYVKHPLELSSFPSLLLLATLFRLSLNVATTRRILLHGHEGPDAAGSVIKAFGQFVVGGNYIVGIVVFAILVVINYIVITKGTERISEVAARFILDAMPGKQMSIDADLNAGLIDEEEARRRREEIAREADFYGAMDGASKFIRGDAVAGIIITLINIIGGLLIGVFQHHMSFSQAAKTFTLLTVGDGLVSQIPSLITSTAAGLMVTRAAAETDLGREIFKQLTQYHKPLFMASLALAVIGLVPGMPTIPFAILSALIAVVAYMVYKYEKAKEIEEAEKRAKELLKETKKEEESPEDIVVQPEPITLEIGYSLIQYVDENQNGEVIKKIKNLRKQLAKELGIIIPLVHLRDNLELKPNEYRILLRDVEVARGEVEPGKELAIDTGGIKGELNGKPTREPAFGLPAYWVSGEERDKAKLLGYTVVDVPTVIVTHLSEVIKKHAHEILTRADVKKLVENLSKKYPIVKEIVPEHVSYGVLTKVLQNLLREGIPVRDLLSIIEAVADNIERTKDPDILTEFARQALSRLITNLYAKDGTLYALSLDPETEEFILKKVKENGYLPPLEPVFVQNLVKSVSQQLEPFLKNQLQPVILTSPAVRSYLRKILEPYLPSVAILSYAEVEPGAKVNILGVVKGQ; via the coding sequence ATGAGGGAAAGTTTAACTTTCTACTACGATAGAATTTATAAGTACTCTGATGTTGTTTTCGTTGTTCTCATACTGGCAATACTGGCCAGTATGGTTTTGCCTATTCCCTCTTTTCTCCTTGATATCCTTTTAACTTCAAGTATAACCTTCTCACTTTTAATTTTAATGACTACAGTTTACGTTAAGCATCCCCTAGAACTTTCTTCCTTTCCCTCACTTCTCCTCCTTGCAACTCTCTTTCGCCTTTCACTTAACGTTGCAACAACGAGGAGAATTCTCCTTCACGGTCACGAAGGGCCAGATGCTGCAGGTAGCGTAATAAAGGCCTTCGGTCAATTCGTTGTAGGTGGTAACTACATCGTTGGAATAGTTGTTTTTGCGATTTTAGTGGTAATTAACTACATAGTGATTACAAAGGGTACAGAGAGGATTTCTGAGGTTGCAGCAAGGTTTATCCTTGATGCAATGCCTGGTAAGCAGATGAGTATAGATGCTGACCTTAACGCAGGTCTTATTGATGAAGAGGAGGCAAGGAGGAGGAGAGAGGAAATTGCTAGGGAAGCCGATTTCTACGGAGCTATGGATGGAGCTTCCAAGTTTATAAGGGGAGATGCAGTAGCTGGAATAATAATCACTCTGATAAACATAATTGGAGGTTTACTAATAGGGGTTTTCCAGCACCACATGAGTTTTTCTCAGGCTGCCAAAACCTTTACTCTTTTAACGGTCGGCGACGGCCTTGTTTCACAGATTCCCTCCCTTATCACTTCAACAGCAGCAGGACTTATGGTTACAAGGGCTGCTGCTGAAACCGACCTCGGTAGAGAAATATTTAAGCAGTTAACCCAGTATCATAAACCCCTCTTTATGGCCTCTTTAGCCCTTGCAGTTATCGGTTTAGTTCCTGGAATGCCAACTATTCCCTTTGCTATCCTATCTGCCCTTATAGCTGTTGTGGCCTATATGGTCTATAAATACGAAAAAGCTAAGGAGATTGAGGAAGCCGAGAAGAGGGCAAAGGAGTTATTGAAGGAGACGAAGAAGGAAGAAGAGAGTCCAGAGGATATAGTAGTTCAGCCAGAGCCTATAACTTTAGAAATTGGATATTCTCTGATTCAGTACGTTGATGAAAATCAGAACGGTGAGGTGATAAAGAAGATAAAGAACCTTAGAAAGCAGCTAGCTAAAGAACTTGGAATAATAATTCCTCTTGTTCACTTAAGGGATAACCTTGAGTTAAAGCCTAACGAGTACAGGATACTCCTTAGGGATGTTGAAGTTGCAAGGGGAGAAGTTGAGCCAGGTAAAGAACTTGCGATAGATACCGGTGGAATAAAAGGAGAGTTGAACGGTAAGCCTACGAGAGAGCCTGCCTTTGGTCTTCCCGCCTACTGGGTAAGCGGTGAGGAGAGGGATAAGGCTAAGCTCTTAGGGTATACTGTTGTTGACGTTCCAACAGTAATAGTTACCCACCTATCGGAAGTAATTAAGAAGCACGCCCATGAGATTCTAACGAGGGCGGATGTCAAGAAGTTAGTTGAGAACCTTTCAAAGAAGTACCCGATAGTTAAGGAGATCGTTCCAGAACACGTCTCTTATGGAGTTCTCACAAAAGTCCTTCAAAATCTTTTAAGGGAAGGTATTCCAGTTAGAGATCTGTTAAGCATAATTGAAGCAGTGGCAGATAACATTGAGAGGACTAAGGATCCTGACATCCTTACCGAGTTTGCCCGTCAGGCCCTTTCAAGGTTGATAACCAACCTTTACGCTAAAGATGGAACCCTCTACGCTCTTTCTTTAGATCCAGAGACTGAAGAGTTTATACTTAAGAAAGTGAAGGAAAATGGTTACCTTCCTCCCCTTGAACCTGTTTTTGTTCAGAACCTTGTGAAGAGCGTAAGTCAGCAGTTAGAGCCCTTTTTAAAGAATCAACTTCAACCTGTGATTCTTACTTCTCCGGCAGTGAGGTCATACCTCAGGAAGATTTTGGAACCTTACCTTCCAAGCGTGGCCATTCTTTCCTATGCTGAGGTTGAACCGGGAGCAAAAGTAAACATTCTTGGAGTGGTTAAAGGACAATGA
- the flgC gene encoding flagellar basal body rod protein FlgC: MIFKGLEVSLSGMLVQRVRIDVASSNLANSNSVDENGRPYTRKVPVFESVLIKEGEVPLYRVKVKEIKEDPSPYRLKYDPGNPLADSKGYVKLPNVDPLREMVDVMSAMRSYEANLTAFNTAKGLLLNAIDILKA; encoded by the coding sequence ATGATATTTAAGGGGCTTGAAGTTTCCCTTTCTGGAATGCTTGTTCAGAGAGTAAGGATTGATGTTGCTTCAAGTAACCTTGCCAACTCAAACTCTGTTGATGAAAACGGAAGACCTTATACTAGAAAAGTTCCTGTTTTTGAGTCTGTTTTGATTAAAGAAGGTGAAGTTCCTCTTTATAGGGTAAAGGTTAAAGAAATTAAAGAAGATCCATCTCCCTATAGACTGAAGTACGATCCTGGGAATCCTCTTGCAGATAGTAAAGGTTACGTTAAACTTCCCAACGTTGATCCTCTGAGGGAGATGGTTGACGTAATGAGCGCTATGAGGAGTTACGAAGCTAACCTTACGGCTTTTAATACAGCTAAGGGGCTTCTTTTAAATGCAATAGATATACTTAAGGCTTGA